One window of Cygnus atratus isolate AKBS03 ecotype Queensland, Australia chromosome 29, CAtr_DNAZoo_HiC_assembly, whole genome shotgun sequence genomic DNA carries:
- the LETMD1 gene encoding LETM1 domain-containing protein 1 produces the protein MALCRAGARGALWRLGPGPGPAWGLLGPRPARGALRIPARGRSAKAGSRGALAALVQGVKRLNGRYERFLQRCFPRFYALYATFTGGIRSLVVEVKEIRKIRQKMARQKLSAQQLPYREMERLRQFRRDAIKAIPVGVLAIPPFANFLVIVLMYFFPRQLLIRYFWTPSQQVEFLDAYHAIRSAAYAEVLESLALAARSLPQPQLQTQLQELCAKVQRGSQPHAAELYAVRSLFSGPPLALSKLRVSHVRALSHVLFLTPRLPAFFLRHRLRSHVLEIRHLDRALLRLGLGQLSEEELRAACYLRGLNSTHLGMAECRAWLEQWLRLSCKLQVSEVSLLANSMVLLSLNYLGAKE, from the exons ATGGCGCTGTGCCGGGCGGGGGCTCGCGGCGCGCTCTGGCGGCtcggccccgggcccggccccgcctgGGGCCTCCTGGGGCCGCGGCCCGCACGGGGGGCGCTGAG GATCCCGGCGCGCGGCCGCTCCGCCAAGGCCGGTTCCCGGGGCGCCCTCGCCGCCCTCGTGCAGGGCGTGAAGCGGCTCAACGGGCGCTACGAGCGGTTCCTGCAGCGCTGCTTCCCCCGCTTCTACGCGCTCTACGCCACCTTCACCGGAG GGATTCGGTCGCTCGTCGTGGAGGTGAAGGAGATCAGGAAAATCAGGCAGAAAATGGCCCGGCAGAAGCTGAGCGCTCAGCAGCTGCCCTACCGCGAGATGGAGAGGCTGCGGCAG TTCCGCAGGGACGCGATCAAGGCCATCCCCGTCGGCGTGCTCGCCATCCCGCCCTTCGCCAACTTCTTGGTCATCGTCCTGAT GTATTTCTTCCCGCGGCAGCTCCTCATCCGCTACTTCTGGACGCCCAGCCAGCAGGTGGAGTTCCTGGACGCCTACCACGCCATCCGCAGCGCGGCGTACGCGGAGGTGCTGGAGAGCTTGGCCCTGGCGGCgcgctccctgccccagccccagctccaaacccagctgcaggagctctgcgCCAAG GTGCAGCGCGGGTCCCAGCCGCACGCGGCCGAGCTGTACGCCGTCAGAAGCCTCTTTTCGGGGCCCCCCCTGGCCCTGAGCAAGCTGCGTGTCTCCCACGTG AGGGCCCTGAGCCACGTCCTGTTCCTCACCCCCCGCCTGCCGGCCTTCTTCCTGAGGCACCGCCTGCGCAGCCACGTCCTGGAGATCCGGCACCTGGACCGGGCCCTGCTGCGCCTGGGCTTGGGCCAGCTGTCCGAGGAGGAGCTGAGAGCG GCTTGCTACCTCCGGGGCTTGAACTCGACGCACCTCGGCATGGCTGAGTGCAGAGCGTGGCTGGAGCAGTGGCTGCGGCTCTCCTGCAAGCTGCAAG TGTCCGAGGTGTCCCTGCTGGCCAACAGCATGGTCCTGCTGTCCCTCAACTACCTCGGGGCCAAGGAGTGA